Genomic segment of Cronobacter dublinensis subsp. dublinensis LMG 23823:
AGCGGCCACCAGTTCGGCGTCTGGGCCGGTCAGCTCGGCGACGGCCGCGGCATTTTGCTCGGAGAGCAGCAGCTTAGCGACGGCCGCAAATTTGACTGGCACCTTAAAGGCGCGGGGCTGACCCCGTACTCCCGCATGGGCGATGGCCGCGCGGTGCTGCGCTCCACGGTGCGCGAGTTTCTTGCCTCCGAGGCGATGCACGGCCTCGGCATTCCCACCACCCGCGCGCTCAGCATCGTCACCAGCGATACGCCGGTACGACGCGAAACCACCGAGCGCGGCGCGATGTTAATGCGCATCGCCGAAAGCCACGTGCGCTTCGGCCATTTCGAGCATTTTTACTATCGCCGCGAGCCGGAACGGGTGCGCGAGCTGGCGCAGTACGTTATCGCGCACCACTTTGCGCATCTGGCGCAGGAAGAGGACCGCTTCGCGCTCTGGTTTGGTGAAGTAGTCACACGCACCGCGCATCTGATGGCGAGCTGGCAGTGCGTCGGTTTCTCCCACGGGGTAATGAACACCGATAACATGTCTGTCCTCGGGCTGACGATGGACTATGGCCCCTACGGATTTCTCGACGACTACAATCCGGGCTTTATCTGCAACCACACCGACTATCAGGGCCGCTACGCGTTCGACAACCAGCCGGGCGTGGGGCTTTGGAATCTGCAACGCCTGGCGCAGGCGCTCTCGCCGATAATCCCGGCGGAGCGGCTTAACGCGCTGCTGGATGAGTACCAGCCCGCGCTGCTGCGCGAGTGGGGCAGGCAGATGCGCGCGAAGCTCGGCTTCACCGTCGAGAAAGAGGGCGACAACGACTATCTGCGCGAGTTACTGACGCTAATGGCGCGCGAAGGCAGCGACTACACGCGCACCTTCCGCATGCTGAGCGTGACCGAGCAGAGCTCGGCGGCCTCGCCGCTGCGTGATGAATTTATCGACCGCGCCACGTTTGACGCCTGGTTTGCGCGCTATCGCGCGCGGTTGCAGGAAGAGGGCGTGGAGGATGACGCGCGCCAGCGGCTAATGAAATCCGTTAACCCCGCGCTGGTGCTGCGCAACTGGCTCGCCCAGCGTGCGATTGAGGCGGCGGAGCGCGACGACGCGAGCGAGTTGTCGCGCCTGCTCGACGCGCTGCGTAACCCCTTCGCCGATCGCGACGATGACTATACGCATCGCCCGCCGGACTGGGGCAAACATCTCGAAGTGAGCTGTTCAAGCTAGTCGCAAAAAAAAGGGAAACCCGTGGGTTTCCCTTTTTATTTCGCGCTGGAAAGCACTGCGCTCAGAGGCGGCTCTCAACCGCGTCGGCAAGGCGCGCCAGCAGCGTTTCGCTGTCATCCCAGCTAAGGCACGGGTCGGTAATCGACTGGCCGTAAGTGAGCGGCGTGCCGGGGACGATTTTTTGGGTGCCTTCGGCGATAAAGCTCTCCACCATCACGCCCGCCACCTGGGTAGAGCCCGCGCGGATCTGCTGGCAAATGTCGTCGCAGACGTCGAGCTGACGCCGGTGCTGCTTCTGGCAGTTGCCGTGGCTGAAATCCACCACCAGTCGCTCCGGCAGGTTAAATTCGCGCAGCGCCAGACAGGCCTCGTTAATGGCCTGGGCGTGGTAGTTCGGCGTTTTGCCGCCGCGCATGATCACATGACCGTAAGGGTTGCCGCTGGTCTGGTAAATCGTCATCCGGCCATGTTTATCGGGCGAGAGGAACATATGGCTGGTGCGCGCCGCGCGAATGGCGTCTACCGCGATACGGGTGTTGCCGTCAGTGCCGTTTTTAAAGCCCACCGGGCAGGAGAGCGCCGAGGCCATTTCGCGGTGGATCTGGCTCTCGGTCGTGCGCGCGCCGATAGCGCCCCAGCTGATGAGATCGGAAATATACTGCCCGACCACCATATCGAGGAACTCGGTGGCGGTCGGCACGCCCAGCGCGTTGACCTCCAGCAGCAGGCGACGCGCTTGCTCAATGCCGTGGTTCACGCGGTAGCTACCGTTAAGGTCCGGGTCGGAAATCAGCCCCTTCCAGCCGACCACAGTGCGCGGTTTTTCAAAATAGGTGCGCATCACGATTTCAAGGCGGGCGTCATATTTATCCCGCAGCTGCGCCAGGCGGCCTGCGTAATCGACCGCCGCGCGGGTGTCATGAATCGAGCACGGGCCGATAATCACCAACAGGCGTTGATCGTCGCCGTTAAGGATTTTTTCAATACGGCGGCGGGCGTCAAGCACATGGCCTGCGACCGCCTCCGTGACGGGATAGCGCGCGGCAAGCTCAGCCGGGGTTACCAGGCTGTCGATGCGCGCCGTACGAAGTTCATCGGTTTTGATCATGGGTGTCTCAGAATCTGTTGCTTCATCGGCATCAGCGCCGGAAGTGATGGGCATCACGATAAACCAATCCGCCCTGAATTCAAGGCGATTAAAGGATTCATCAGGTCATATGACGCCACCGTAACACAGATTATCGCACCTTTGTACTAGTTTATCAGTACATCCGGCGGCTGAGTCCCATGATGTCGAGGATTTTGGTGGCTATCTCTTCTACCGAATAGTTAGTGCTGTTGAGGTAGGGGATCTGGTGTTTGCGATAGAGCGCTTCGACTTCGGCCACTTCGAGACGACACTGGCGCAGCGAGGCGTAACGGCTGTTTTCGCGGCGCTCTTCGCGGATGGCCGCGAGACGCTCCGGGTTAATCGTCAGGCCGAACAGCTTATGCTGGAGCGGGCGCAGCGCTGCCGGGAGGTTTAGGTTATCCATGTCGTCGGCAATAAAGGGGTAGTTGGCGGCCCGGATGCCAAACTGCATCGCCAGATAGAGGCTGGTGGGCGTTTTACCGCAGCGCGACACGCCAAGCAGGATCACCTGCGCCTGGTCGAGGTTACGCATGGAGATGCCGTCATCGTGGGCCAGCGTGTAGTCGATAGCCGCGATGCGCGCGTCATATTTGATGAGATTGGCCGGGTTAAGGCCGTGGGTGCGGTGGGCCACCGGCGTCGGGTCGAGCCGCAACTCTTCCTGAAGCGGCGCCACCAGCGCCTGGACAATATCCTGACAAAAGCCCTGGCTTTGCAGAATAATCTCGCGCACCTCGGGCAGTACGATGGAGTAGAACACCAGCGGGCGCACGCCGCTCTGCTGGTAGATGGCGTCAATCTGCTCCTTCACCGCTCTGGCGCGGCTTTCGTTTTCGACAAACGGCAGGGTAATGCTGTTGATGCTGACCGGGAATTGCGACATCACCGCATGGCCTAATACCTCGGCGGTGATCGCGGTCCCGTCGGAAATATAAAATACCTGGCGATCGACAACATTATCCATTGTACCGGTCCTTAATTCAGATTGAGCATCATCTCAAGCATAAAATAATGCCTGAGTACGCGGCATGGCATTTCTCTCATTTTTGAAAGTGAAACGCTGTTTTTATTTTTAATGAAAGGTGCGTTTCACTTCACGAATATCACTGTAAATCATAGATCAAAACAGTAATCGAGCCTAATCAATCGGTTACGAAAAGCAGAATTTGTCTGAAAATTTGAATTTTTCAATTTGCTTGAACGATTCACCGTTTTTCGCCACGCCTTTTCTATGCCAGGCTAAAACAGCTGTCAGGTGTTTCTTAATCCCGTTCATATATCATAAAAGGATTGCTTCGATGTCCAACAATGGCTCGTCATCGCTCATACTTTGGTATAACCAACTCGGCATGAATGATGTAGACAGAGTTGGGGGCAAAAACGCCTCCCTCGGTGAAATGATTACTAACCTGTCCGGTATGGGCGTGTCTGTGCCAAACGGGTTTGCGACCACCGCCGAGGCGTTTAATCAGTTCCTCGAAAGCCGTGGCGTTAACCAGCGTATCTATGAACTGCTGGATAAAACCGATATCGACGACGTGACTGAACTGGCGAAAGCTGGCTCGCAGATCCGCCAGTGGATAGTCGACACGCCCTTCCAGCCGGAACTGGAGCAGGCTATTCGCGACGCCTACGCCCAGCTCTCTGCCGATGACGCCGAAGCCTCCTTTGCGGTGCGCTCCTCCGCCACCGCCGAAGATATGCCGGACGCCTCGTTCGCTGGCCAGCAGGAAACTTTCCTTAACGTGCAGGGCATCGACGCCGTGATGGTGGCGGTGAAGCACGTCTTCGCCTCGTTGTTTAACGACCGCGCCATCTCCTACCGCGTGCATCAGGGTTACGATCACCGCGGCGTGGCGCTCTCCGCAGGCGTGCAGCGCATGGTACGTTCGGATCTCGCCGCGTCAGGCGTGATGTTCTCCATCGATACCGAATCGGGCTTCGACCAGGTGGTGTTTATCACCGCCGCGTATGGCCTCGGCGAAATGGTCGTGCAGGGCGCGGTCAACCCGGACGAATTCTATGTTCACAAGCCGGGTCTGGCGGAAGGCCGTCCGGCGATCGTGCGCCGGACCATGGGGTCGAAAAAAATTCGCATGGTGTATGCCGATACCCAGGAGCACGGCAAGCAGGTGCGCATTGAGGATGTGCCGCAGGCCGATCGCGACCAGTTCTGTATCACGCCAGAAGAGGTGCAGGAACTGGCGAAACAGGCGGTGCAGATTGAGAAACACTACGGTCGTCCGATGGATATCGAGTGGGCAAAAGACGGCCACACCGGCAAATTGTTTATCGTGCAGGCGCGCCCGGAAACCGTGCGCTCGCGCGGCCAGGTGATGGAGCGCTATACGCTGCATTCGCAGGGCAAAGTGGTGGCCGAGGGCCGCGCTATCGGTCATCGCATCGGCGCGGGCACGGTGAAAGTTATCCACGACATCAGCGAGATGAACCGCATTCAGCCGGGCGACGTGCTGGTCACGGACATGACCGACCCGGACTGGGAGCCTATTATGAAAAAGGCCGCGGCGATTGTGACCAACCGCGGCGGGCGCACCTGTCATGCGGCGATCATCGCCCGTGAGCTCGGCATTCCGGCGGTCGTCGGCTGCGGCGATGCCACCGAGCGCATTAAAGACGACGAGAAAGTTACCGTCTCCTGCGCCGAAGGGGACACCGGCTATGTCTACGCCGATCTGCTCGATTTCAGCGTGAAAAGCTCAAGCGTAGATACCATGCCGGATCTGCCGCTTAAGGTGATGATGAACGTCGGCAACCCGGACCGCGCGTTCGACTTCGCCTGCCTGCCGAACGAAGGCGTGGGTCTGGCGCGTCTCGAATTTATCATCAACCGTATGATTGGCGTGCACCCGCGCGCGCTGCTGGAGTTCGACCAGCAGGAGCCCGCGCTGCAAAACCAGATCCGCGAGATGATGAAGGGCTTCGACAACCCGGTGGAATTCTACGTGGGCCGCCTGACCGAAGGCATCGCGACGCTCGGCGCGGCCTTCTGGCCGAAGCGCGTTATTGTGCGTCTGTCTGACTTTAAATCCAACGAATACGCCAACCTGGTGGGCGGCGAGCGGTACGAGCCGCATGAAGAGAACCCGATGCTCGGCTTCCGTGGCGCGGGGCGTTATGTGGCCGACAGCTTCCGCGACTGCTTCGCGCTGGAGTGCGATGCGGTGAAACGCGTGCGTAACGAGATGGGTCTTACGAACGTTGAAATCATGATCCCGTTCGTGCGTACCGTGGATCAGGCCAAAGCGGTCGTGGACGAGCTGGCGCGTCAGGGGCTTAAGCGCGGCGAGAACGGGCTGAAAGTCATTATGATGTGCGAAATCCCGTCCAACGCGCTGCTGGCCGAGCAGTTCCTTGAGCATTTCGACGGCTTCTCGATTGGCTCCAACGACATGACGCAGCTCGCGCTCGGCCTCGACCGCGACTCCGGCGTCGTGTCCGAGCTGTTCGACGAGCGTAACGACGCCGTGAAAGCGCTGCTCTCCATGGCTATTCGCGCTGCGAAAAAGCAGGGCAAATATGTCGGCATCTGCGGTCAGGGCCCGTCGGATCACGAGGATTTCGCCGCCTGGTTAATGGAAGAGGGGATCGATTCGTTGTCGCTTAACCCCGATACTGTGGTGCAAACCTGGTTAAGCCTGGCCGAGCTTAAAAAATAAGTGCGATATATTTAAAAACCCGCCGGAAGGCGGGTTTTTTATTTTCAGCGGGTAATTTGCACCGCATCACAAATACGGGAAAAAGCAAAAAATCATAAACTGGCTGTGGATTTCTGCAATTGTTGGAGGGCAGCGCGTTCACAATACTTAGGCCTGATATCGCACCCGTGGTTTGCGTGCGAGACAACACGCTTTCTAACGTTGATAAGGCCAATAATAATGAACCTCACCTCTGCTCTTACGACAAAAGATAAAATAGGCTACGGCTTAGGCGATATGGCGAGCGCGCTGGTCTGGCAAACCGCGACGCTATTTCTCGCCTATTTTTATACCGATGTTTTCGGGCTGCCTGCGGCTATTATGGGCACCATGTTTTTACTGGTCAGGGTGGTGGACGCGTTTGTCGACCCGTGCATCGGCGCGCTGGTGGACCGCACCCGTACCCGCTATGGCCGCTTCCGCCCCTGGCTGCTGTGGTTCGCCATTCCATTCGGCGTCAGCTGTCTCATCACCTTCTATGTGCCCCAGGCGGGCGAGACCACGAAAATCGTTTACGCCTGCGTCACTTACAGCATTCTGAGCCTCGTGTATTCCGCCATTAACGTGCCGTATTGCGCGATGCCAGGCTCGCTGACGATGGATCCGCGCGAGCGCCACTCGCTGCAATCCTGGCGCTTCGGGCTTTCCTTTATTGGCGGGCTTATCGTTACCGTGATTGCGCTGCCGATGGTCGACTGGCTCGGCAACGGCAACGCCCAGAAGGGCTATTTCTACGCGATGGGCCTGATGGGCGCGCTCGGCGTGGTGCTGTTCTTCTGCTGCTTTTTCATGACCCGCGAGCGTTATCTGCCGGCCAATGACGCCAACAGTTCAATGCTGAAAGATTTAAAACTGCTGGCGGCCAACAGCCAGTGGCGCATCATTTTCCTGTTTAATATTTTATTATTAACCGCGGTCGTCACGCGCGGCTCCGCGACAATGTATTACGTTAAGTATGTTCTGCTACGCCCGGATCTGGTGTTTGTATTTATTGTCTCCGGCATGGTGGCGAATCTTACCGGTGCGTTATTATCTGAGCGTCTGCTCGGGAAATATGACCGCGTGCGCTCCTACCAGTGGACCATTATTAGCTTTGTGGTGCTCGCCACGCTCATTTTCTTTATTCCCCCAACCGCCGTCTGGTTAATATTCGCCATCAATATCGTCTTCAGTTTTATTCAGAACCTCACGACGCCGCTGCAATGGACCATGTTTTCCGACGTGGTGGATTATGAAGAGCACCGCAGCGGACGCCGCCTCGACGGCCTGGTCTTCTCCACCGCGCTGTTCGCCATCAAGCTCGGACTGGCGCTCGGCGGCGCGGTCGTGGGCTGGATCCTCGGCATGGTCGATTACCTGCCAAACCAGGCCACGCAAAGCGCCAGCGTGCTAACCACCATTAATGCGCTGTTCACGCTTATCCCCTGCGCGCTGTTCTTGCTGATGGCGCTGCTGCTCTGCTTTTATCAGCTCAGCAGCCGCCGCGTGGCCGCCATCGCCGCGGAGCTGGTGCAAAAGCGCCAGGTGCGTGAAGACACCGCCTCACTCAAGCCTGCTATTCAGGAGTAACCGATGACTATCTATAAGGACCCAACCCGTCCGGTGGCTGAACGCGTCGCCGATTTGCTCGCCCGCATGACGCCGGAGGAGAAATTCGCCCAGATGCACGCTTACTGGCTGGTGCTGTCGCCGGAGGGCGATCACCGGGAGCGAACCGATTTGAGCGATGAGTTTTCCGGCGCGACCCAGCAGGCGGCGCTGACCGAACGTCTGAAACGCGGCGCGGGGCAGATAACCCGCCCGCTCGGCACCCATATCGTCGCGCCGCGGGAGGGCGTGCGCGCCGCTAACCGTCTGCAGAAAATGCTGGTGGAAGAGACGCGGCTCGGCATTCCCGCCATGTTCCATGAAGAGTGCCTGGTGGGGCTGCTATGCAAAGACGCGACGCTGTTTCCGTCGTCGCTCAACTACGGTTCCACCTGGGATCCGCAGCTGGTGGAGCAGGCCGCGCAGGCTATCGGGCGTGAAGCGCGCGCCGTCGGCTGTCATCAGGGCCTCGCGCCGGTGCTCGATGTGTCGCGCGACGTGCGCTGGGGCCGCACGGAAGAAACCTTTGGCGAAGATCCGTGGCTGGTGGGCGTGATGGCGACCCGCTACGTGAAAGGGCTACAGGGGCCGCAGCGGGATCTGCTCGCGACCCTCAAGCACTACGTCGGCCACTCGTTCAGCGAAGGCGCGCGCAACCATGCGCCGGTGCACCTCGGCTTTTGCGAACTCAACGACACCTTCCTGCTGCCGTTTGAAATGGCGGTGAAGCTGGCGCACGCGGGCTCGGTGATGCCTGCGTATCACGATATCGATAACGTGCCGACCCACGCCGATGATTTCCTCCTCACACAAGTATTGCGCGAACAATGGGGCTTTGACGGCATTATCGTCGCCGACTACGGTGGTGTAAGCCTGCTGCATCAGCACCACGGCGTGGCGCAGGACGCGGCGCACTCGGCGGCGCTGGCCTTTAATGCGGGGCTGGATATCGAACTGCCGAAAGACGACTGCGCGCGCCATCTGGCGCAGGCGCTGGCGCGCGGGCTTATCACGATGGAAAAAGTGGATAAAATTGTGGCGCGCGTGCTGGGCGAAAAGTTCCGTCTCGGACTGTTTGAACAGCCGTATGCCGATGAGAACGCCATTACGCTGCAAAGCGACGAGACGCGCCGCATCGCCCGCGAGGTGGCGGCGCGTTCCCTGACGCTGCTTGAGAATAACGGTGTGCTGCCGCTTCAGGGTACGCCGCGCGTGGCGGTAGTCGGGCCGACGGCGGACGATCCGCTGGCGCTGCTGAGCGGCTACAGCTTCCCGGTGCATCTCATCATCAGCGATATGCTGGAGCAGACAAGCCAGGTGACGACGCCGCTTGCCGCGCTGCGCGAACAGCTCGGTGGCGCGCTCGCAGGCTATGCCAAAGGCTGTCATATCATTGAGAAACGCATGGCGGGCGCGCCGGTGTTCCCCGGCGACAGCGGCGAAAAACCGATGCAGCAGTCGCCGGTCTCAGACGATGTGTCGCTCATCCCGGACGCAGTGGCGCTCGCCGGACAAAGCGACGTGGTGCTGGCGTTTGTCGGCGATCTCTCCGGGCTGTTCCAGAGCGGCACCGTGGGCGAAGGCTCTGACACCGACAGCCTGCAACTGCCGGGCGTGCAGCAACAGCTGCTGGAGGCGCTGGTGGAAACGGGTAAGCCGGTCGTGGTCGTGATGACCGGCGGTCGCCCTTATCACCTGGGCGGGCTGGAGTCGCGCGTCGCGGCGTGGGTGATGGCCTGGGCGCCGGGGCAGGAGGGCGGACACGCGATTGCGGATCTGCTGACCGGCAAAGCGGAACCGCAGGGCCGGTTAGTGGTGTCGGTGCCGAAAAGCGCAGGCGCGATGCCGTACTACTACAACCATAAGCTCAAAAGCGGCGGCACGCCTTACGCGTTTCACTTCGGCTCACGCTACCCGTTCGGCTACGGCAAAACCTGGACCGAATTCCGCTATGGCGCCCTGGACATCGCCCAGGCGCGCGTGCCGATGGCGGGCGAGGTGGAGGTATCGGTTACCGTCACCAACAGCGGCGCGCAGGCGGGCAGCGAGGTGGTACAGCTGTATGTGCACGATAAAGTAGCCTCGATGGTCCGCCCGGTGCAGGAGCTGAAAGCCTTCGGGCGCGTTACGCTTGCCCCTGGCGCCAGCGCGCGCGTTACGTTCCGCGTGCCGGTCGATATGCTCAGTTTCACGCGTCGTGATGGCGCACGCATTGTCGAGCCTGGCGAGTTTGACATTCGCGTTGGGGCCAATAGCGGCGATATTCGCAGTCGCGGCACCGTTATTGTGGAAGGCGAAACCCAGGTGCTGGGAAATAGCTGGCGGATGCTGAGTGAGTGTCATGTTGAGCAATAAATAGCCAGTGGAAGAATAAAAAAAAGCCCATCGTGGGAGATGGGCAAAGACTACACACAGCAATTCGTTGTTTCACTCAGGGGATTTCCATGTTTATAAATCAAGGCGTTGATTTATAACCGTGGATTAATAGTAGGCTTATCCCTTTTTAGCGTCGATCGGATTCGTCTCAATAGTTCAGCGTTAATGAATTATTAACGCGTCAAAGAACGGAATTTACGATAAATCACGGGTCTGACCAGTGGGGATGTCAAATAATTAATAAGTATTACTTAAGTAAAAGGCGGGTTTCCCCGCCTCAGTTTACTTTTTTACTTTTTCTTTATCGCTCTCTTCCAGCGCTTCGATCACAGTTTCCGAATTATCTTCCGGCAAGGGCGCTTCAAGCACCCACACCGAGAAGAGTCGCCACGACACCGCCAGCAGCACCGGACCGATAAATAACCCAATCATTCCGAACGCGATTAGCCCGCCGATAACGCCCGACAGGATCAGCACCATCGGCAGATCCGCGCCCATGCGAATAAGCATCGGGCGAATGATGTTGTCGAGCGTGCCGACCACGGCGCTCCAGATAAGCAGCACGGTGCCCCAGGTGGCGTCGCCGCTCCAGTAGAGCCAGATAATCGCTGGCACCAGCACCGGTAGCGGGCCAAGCTGTATCAGGCAGCTTAAGATCATGACGACCGTCAGAAGCGTGGCGTAAGGGATGCCGGAAATCGCAAGGCCGATACCGCCGAGCACGCCCTGTACCAGCGCCGTGACCACCACGCCGAGCGCCACGGCGCGGATCGCCTGGCCTGCCAGCACCACCGCGGCGTCGCCGCGTTTCGAGGCGAGCCGGATAGCGAAGTGGCGAATGCCAAACGCCACCTGCTCGCCGCGCCAGTAGAGCAGGGCACTGAACAGCAACATCAGGCCGCAGTGCATCAGCAGCCGCCCGATATGCGCCGCCTGGCCGATAAACCAGCCGGTCGTCGTGCCGAGATACGGGCGCACTTTCGCCATGATGGCCGAGCCGCCGCTCTCCACCAGATTGTGCCAGCCGAGATACAACTTATTGCCGACATACGGAATGCTGTTAAGCCACGCCAGTTCCGGGATAGTCATCTGGCCGGAAGTGAGCCAGTGAATAAACGGCGCGCTGTTATCCACGAGGCTGTTGACCAGCAGCGCCACCGGAATAACAAACAGCATGATGAGCATCAGAACCATCACCAGAACGGCCAGTGAGCGTCTGCCCCACAGCATTTTCTGCAGCCGCAGCAGCAGCGGCCAGGTGGCGATCACCACCGTGCCTGCCCAGGCGAACCCCAGAATAAAGGGCTGCACAATCCACAGGCAGGCGATGATCATGACCGAGAGAAACAACACGGACAGCAGAATTTGCGGCACGTCCATGGGCTGTCGAAGTTTTACCATAAACCACATTCACCTTTTGTCATACGCGTTACGCCCAAAGGGCGTTCCCGCCCCGGTCGGGGCGCTCTTATGATGAGTGATTTCCGGGCGTTTGAATAGCCGCCGCCCCGGCGCATTTCTGGCGGGCGTGACATATAAAAATGTGATACAACCTTGAATGCACAACGCAAACGATAACTTCCAACATCAAAATGTCAGGCAGGGTCAAGATCGATGATCCCACAAATTTCTCAGGCGCCAGGGCTGGTACAGACGGTGCTGACCTTTTTGCAGGCACTGGAGCAACAGGGTTTTACCGGCGATACCGCCACGAACTACGCCGATCGCCTCACGATGGCGACCGACAACAGTATCTACCAGCTCCTTCCCGATGCGGTGATTTTCCCCCGCTCCACCGCTGACGTCGCGCTGATGGCGCGCCTCGCCGCCGAACCCCGCTTTAAGACGCTGATCTTCACCCCGCGCGGCGGCGGCACCGGCACGAACGGCCAGTCCCTGAATCAGGGGATCGTGGTCGACATGTCGCGCTACATGAACCGCATTATCGAAATCAACCCGGAGCAGGGCTGGGTGCGGGTCGAGGCGGGAGTGATTAAAGATCAGCTCAACGACTACCTGAAGCCCTACGGCTACTTCTTCTCGCCGGAGCTCTCCACCAGCAACCGCGCCACGCTTGGCGGGATGATCAATACCGACGCCTCCGGGCAGGGCTCGCTGGTCTACGGTAAAACCTCCGATCACGTGCTCGGCGTGCGGGCGGTGCTGCTGGGCGGCGACATCCTTGACACTCAGGCGATGCCGACCGCACTTGCCGAGGAGCTGGGCCGCGCGCAGACCACGCTTGGGCGCGTTTACCACACCGTGCTGGAGCGCTGCCGCGAGCAGCGCGCGCTGATCCTTGAGAAATTTCCAAAGCTCAACCGCTTTCTCACTGGCTACGATCTGCGCCACGTTTTTAACGACTCACTTTCAGAATTTGACCTGACCCGCATCCTCTGCGGCTCGGAAGGCACGCTGGCGTTTATCACTGAAGCGCGGCTCGACATTACGCCGCTGCCGAAAGTGCGCCGCCTGGTGAACGTTAAGTATGACTCCTTCGACTCGGCGCTGCGCAGCGCGCCGTTTATGGTCGAGGCGCAGGCGCTCTCCGTTGAAACCGTCGATTCGCGCGTGCTGAACCTGGCGCGCGAAGACATCGTCTGGCATTCGGTGCGCGAACTTATCACCGACGTGCCGGATAAAGAGATGCTCGGGCTGAATATCGTCGAGTTCGCGGGCGATGACGAGGCGCTTATCGACGGACGCGTCGCGGCGCTCTGCGCGCGTCTTGATGAATTTATGGCCGGGGGGCAGGGCGGCATTATCGGCTGGCAGGTTTGCCAGGATCTTGCGGGCGTTGAACGTATTTATGCGATGCGTAAAAAGGCGGTCGGTCTGCTGGGCAACGCCAAAGGGCTCGCCAAGCCGATCCCGTTTGCCGAGGACACCTGCGTGCCGCCGGAGCATCTGGCCGATTACATCGCCGAGTTTCGCGCGCTGCTGGACGGTCATGGCCTGAGCTACGGCATGTTCGGCCATGTCGACGCGGGCGTGCTTCACGTGCGCCCGGCGCTGGATATGTGCGATCCGCAGCAGGAAATCCTGATGAA
This window contains:
- a CDS encoding glycoside hydrolase family 3 N-terminal domain-containing protein, whose product is MTIYKDPTRPVAERVADLLARMTPEEKFAQMHAYWLVLSPEGDHRERTDLSDEFSGATQQAALTERLKRGAGQITRPLGTHIVAPREGVRAANRLQKMLVEETRLGIPAMFHEECLVGLLCKDATLFPSSLNYGSTWDPQLVEQAAQAIGREARAVGCHQGLAPVLDVSRDVRWGRTEETFGEDPWLVGVMATRYVKGLQGPQRDLLATLKHYVGHSFSEGARNHAPVHLGFCELNDTFLLPFEMAVKLAHAGSVMPAYHDIDNVPTHADDFLLTQVLREQWGFDGIIVADYGGVSLLHQHHGVAQDAAHSAALAFNAGLDIELPKDDCARHLAQALARGLITMEKVDKIVARVLGEKFRLGLFEQPYADENAITLQSDETRRIAREVAARSLTLLENNGVLPLQGTPRVAVVGPTADDPLALLSGYSFPVHLIISDMLEQTSQVTTPLAALREQLGGALAGYAKGCHIIEKRMAGAPVFPGDSGEKPMQQSPVSDDVSLIPDAVALAGQSDVVLAFVGDLSGLFQSGTVGEGSDTDSLQLPGVQQQLLEALVETGKPVVVVMTGGRPYHLGGLESRVAAWVMAWAPGQEGGHAIADLLTGKAEPQGRLVVSVPKSAGAMPYYYNHKLKSGGTPYAFHFGSRYPFGYGKTWTEFRYGALDIAQARVPMAGEVEVSVTVTNSGAQAGSEVVQLYVHDKVASMVRPVQELKAFGRVTLAPGASARVTFRVPVDMLSFTRRDGARIVEPGEFDIRVGANSGDIRSRGTVIVEGETQVLGNSWRMLSECHVEQ
- the ydiK gene encoding AI-2E family transporter YdiK, which produces MVKLRQPMDVPQILLSVLFLSVMIIACLWIVQPFILGFAWAGTVVIATWPLLLRLQKMLWGRRSLAVLVMVLMLIMLFVIPVALLVNSLVDNSAPFIHWLTSGQMTIPELAWLNSIPYVGNKLYLGWHNLVESGGSAIMAKVRPYLGTTTGWFIGQAAHIGRLLMHCGLMLLFSALLYWRGEQVAFGIRHFAIRLASKRGDAAVVLAGQAIRAVALGVVVTALVQGVLGGIGLAISGIPYATLLTVVMILSCLIQLGPLPVLVPAIIWLYWSGDATWGTVLLIWSAVVGTLDNIIRPMLIRMGADLPMVLILSGVIGGLIAFGMIGLFIGPVLLAVSWRLFSVWVLEAPLPEDNSETVIEALEESDKEKVKK